From candidate division TA06 bacterium B3_TA06, a single genomic window includes:
- a CDS encoding aspartate carbamoyltransferase, protein MTWTHKNLLGLEGLSREEITFILDTAERFHEVLDRPIPLVPALRGKTILNMFYEASTRTATSFAMAAKRLSADVVGFSKAASSVSKGETLLDTVRTIESMRVDGVVIRHSCPGAARFIAQRIDAFVVNAGDGAHEHPTQGLLDLFAVRKRLGSFEDRHLVIVGDITHSRVAHSAIYGFSTLGAEITVCGPATLIPPHFKKAFPDVETETDFDKALVDADMIMMLRLQLERQGKGLFPSIREYRKLYCLTAERMKKAKPDVVAMHPGPINRGIEIEPAVADGPNSVVLAQVRAGVAVRMAVLYILAGGELEH, encoded by the coding sequence ACAAGAACCTGTTGGGTCTTGAGGGATTATCCAGGGAAGAGATAACCTTCATACTCGACACCGCAGAGCGATTCCACGAGGTGCTGGACAGACCCATTCCTCTGGTGCCGGCCCTGCGCGGAAAGACCATCCTGAATATGTTCTACGAGGCCTCAACCCGAACCGCCACCTCGTTCGCCATGGCAGCAAAGAGGCTCTCTGCCGACGTGGTCGGGTTCAGCAAGGCCGCATCGAGCGTGAGTAAGGGCGAGACCCTTCTGGATACGGTTCGCACCATCGAGTCCATGCGGGTAGACGGGGTGGTGATACGTCACTCCTGTCCTGGTGCTGCCCGCTTTATCGCCCAAAGGATCGACGCCTTCGTGGTAAACGCAGGTGACGGTGCGCACGAGCATCCCACCCAGGGGCTTCTGGATCTCTTCGCTGTCCGCAAAAGGTTGGGGAGTTTCGAGGACAGACATCTGGTAATCGTAGGCGATATTACTCACAGCCGGGTGGCACACTCAGCCATCTACGGCTTCTCCACACTGGGTGCTGAGATCACGGTGTGTGGGCCAGCGACCCTTATACCACCTCATTTTAAGAAGGCCTTCCCTGACGTAGAGACCGAGACCGATTTCGACAAGGCTCTTGTGGATGCGGACATGATAATGATGCTTCGCTTACAGCTTGAGCGCCAAGGCAAGGGGCTCTTTCCTTCGATAAGGGAGTACCGCAAGCTCTACTGCCTGACCGCAGAGCGCATGAAGAAGGCGAAACCCGATGTGGTGGCTATGCATCCGGGACCGATTAACAGAGGGATAGAGATAGAACCGGCTGTAGCCGACGGTCCGAACTCGGTGGTATTGGCTCAGGTGCGCGCCGGTGTGGCGGTACGCATGGCGGTCCTTTACATACTTGCAGGAGGTGAGCTTGAGCACTAG